The genome window AACCGAAGAGGAGGGTTAGACGAAGACACTAATCATCCTCTTTTCTTTTCGGTGCTACAAGGTAGAGTTGACTTAATACAGGCCGAATAACATCTGGTACAATTTGATTACTTTCTGCTTATTTACTGGCCGTGTTTTATAGATTGTTCTGTATCTTAATTGAGTTACGGTTTTTGTTCCAGGAATTATTTCATATGTAAACCGCACATCTTCACCTATCTTTGTATCTACTTGACAGTTGGCTCGTTTGATTTCTCCAGGTAAAATGTACACTCTAGCAGTATCGTTTAATGTTCTATCCACCGTTCTGAAGTAGCACTTTACTAAAAAGGTTCCTGGTTCGGTATCTATGTTCTCTATATCAACCCATCCGTTGGTAACCCAATTAAAACCCAGAAATTCCTCCAGTTAAAAATAAAAAAGAAAAATTCAGGCACCGGTTTTAGACGGGTCGCTCAGTCGTCCCATAAAGAGGATCCCGCCGGTTTCCTTGTCAACTATCAGGAAGATGAACGGATGGTCGGCCACGAATAGATTTTCCGGCGGAACAGCACTAAGCTCCATAGTTATTCCTGTAGCCGCTGCTGCTTCGGTACCTTCTTCGTTAACATCCACATACGCCTGATGTATCACGTGGCTTATGAACAACTCTCTATTACCGTTCATCCCAGAGAAGTCTGCTGTATCAGGAATGAATGCTGTTGGCATCCCCATGGTTGAAAGGACATCGTTCAGTTTGTATTTTGTTTCCATCTTAAACTTCGGTAGATGCACATCGATTTCTCTGGGATTGAGATTGCTCTGCCATTCCCTTATCTTTTCAATGGTGAGCGAGTCTTCCACTTCATCTATTGTATGGTTCTGTTTAGGCAGGATTACGAGCATCGATAATCTGTTCCCGGAATACGGCAGTTCCAGAACCTTAACAGTATCGTCTTCGGTATAATTGAACACCTCTGACCTTAACGCCATCATATCAACCTTCACTTTCTTTTCAGGGGTTACATGGAAATCGGTTTTGTACGTATCTTTCGGATCGAACTGTTTGACCCATTTACCTTTGAAATATACCGCATTGGTTACAACGAGACGTGTCAACGGATTGACACTTCCTTTTGGGAGAAGGTCTTTGATCTTGCCGTTGGTTTGGTTTTCAACCCATCTGTTTATCGTTGTCCGTGACCCTTCAGGGTCATTTACGAAATCCAGGTTAGCCAGTTTACCTCCGTAGTAGGTTTTAGCAGTTTCGAGGTATTCGTCCAGGAACGGGTAATCTTTTTGAGCCCATAACGCGTTAGCCGTTCTCAACTCATAGTTCTCGTTAGGTTTATTGATCGAATTGAACAGATGCGCGTATCCTTTCCTCAGATCTATAATATCTTCCGGATAACTGAAAACGGTTCTTATCTCATCGGCAGTGGTTCCTCTGGCGCCTTCATAAACTATAGCCATCGCTGACGATATACTGTACGGTGAGAAGAACACGTTGTCTTCCGATGAGTTGCCGCTCAGTTGTTTATACATCTCTATGGCGAATTTATTGTTAGCATCGACCACTTTATCGATCTGCTCCTGCGTGACTCCGGTCTCGTTTAACACGGTCGGTTGCTCGGACGGTTGAGTGCACCCGTAGGCCATGAACAGTCCGAGTATCACCAGTCCGATTACACCGAACATTCTCATCTTATCCAAACCCATCACCCCCGGTTAGAAACCGACTTAATATGATGGACCGTTGTTTTAAAAGCTTTCCGAATCGTTTTTTTCAAGGGTTTTTGAGAGGAATGTTTAAAAAACTTGAAAGTTTATATTCATCCCATGAGATCAACTGTTCGAAGGTCGGTTTTGGCATTAGTGTTTCTGTTATTCGTTGTGTCAGAGATTGCTTACGCGGATTACGTTGAGAAGGTACGCGTCTTTGTAGGCGATGTTCGCGGTCGTGCGGTACCCGGCGCGGATTTGTGGACTGTTTACAAGATCAATCAGATCAGAGGGTTTGTTAAGACACGCATATTCGAGACGGACGAGTCGGGTCTGGCCGACATCGAATTTTGGTACACTGAGAAGGATGAACGCAAAGCGGATTACGATTATACCCTCTACGTGACATATCCCGGTGACGATTACGACGGCCCGCAATCCTCTGCAAGTATTCGGTTGAATGCCAAGAAGACGGTCAACGGAGTTACCCAGTTTGTCAAACTTAAAGACGTGTATTTCGTGAGATTACACGTGTACAATGCAGACACCGGCGACCCGATACATTGTAACGTTACATTCTTCGACGAAGTTACAGAAGAAACAGACGTAAACGGCGACCTGTATCTGGAGATGCCCAAGGGAACGCATCCCGTGTACATCGATGTCGGCGGATTGAAGAAGATGTATTACATCAATGTTACCGAGGACGGTCAAGTGATCAATCTACCCGTCGGTATCTACACGTTTACCGTGAACGTTGTTGACGATTTCGGCAATCCGATCAACGCAACACTTTCAGTGTTTAACATCTCTTATAACTTGTCCGGAAGCATTACACTATCGTTCATTGCCGAGAATCCTGTGTTTGACCTAACGGTGACCCACGGTGCCTCTTTGAAAAACGTTTCGGTTAACGTACTGGAAAAAGATAACGTGACGGTCAGTTTTGACCGGTCCGAACCGGATATAGAAGTCGGTGACATAATCGAGGACGTAACGGGTGTGTTTATCAATGTCAGGATTACCGACCCCGGCAGATATCCGTCCGGTATATCGCAATCTAAACCGCCCAAACTTTACTACAGCGTTACTGTTGATAACAGGACTTCGCGCGGTGCCGTTACCATGATACGGCAGGGTGATTACTACCGTGCCCGTGTCCCCGAGATCCTAGACGGCGGAGTGTTGGAGTATGAGATAGATGCTTACGATAACGCAGGCAACCTTGCCGTTTACATGGGTACCTATACAGGTAAAGGGACCACGGAAAATCTAATATCAAACGAAACGCAACCGTCCAACCAGAGCGGTTCCACAGGTCCAGAGCAACCTTCATCGGGTCAGTCATTCAACATGATTACAACTGTGTCCATGGCGGTAGGCGTGATAGTGTTTATTCTTATCCTGTACTATGTCAAGAAACGGTTTTTTGGTTAAATTTTTTTATTGATTCTCTGTTGCCTTTTGCCCTTGTGAATAACTCTTTAAAGATTAATCCACCGAGTTGAAGATGAAGTAAGAAAAGAAGTATAGGAATATGAGAAAGGGTAAACTGGAGAATTCACAATCGCACTTTCAGTAGCCTTTTTTTTACATAAAGTTTAAAAATCTGTGTTTTCTCTTATAAAATAGACATCACGGTTAGGTGGAGATGCCGGGGTGCCGGAGCGGTCAAACGGGTCAGACTCAAGATCTGCCGATGAGCCATCTGATGGCTTAGGCCTTCGTGGGTTCGAATCCCTCCCCCGGCATACATCTTTACCGTTTGAAGATTTTGGATGAACAGAAACGGTAGCGCGGGGTGTATTCGGCATGATACCTGCATGGTTGAACGGATTGATGGTTATCGGGCCTACCGACCCTGTCGGGATACTTGTTACGTTGGTCACTTCCCTGGTTCTGGGTTACCTTATCTTTCGTATCATCTACACAGTTCTCCTCAGGATAACCCATAAGACAAAGGTATCTCTGGACGAAGTACTGATCCATAAATCGCACCGACCGGTCGTTCTGCTCATCGTAACATCTTCCTTTTATCTGGCTTTCTCCGCCTATCTTAATTACAGCGTGTTCGGAATAACGCTCGACTCGGTATTTTCATCTGTGTACATTATCATACTTACCTATTGGGCGGTTCATGTGTTCAACGCTTCAGTCGATTGGTACGTTAAAGAGATAGCTCCGAAGACGAGAACTACCTTTGATGACAAGTTTGCTCCATCGTTAAAGAAATACGTTTCGTTCGGTATCATCATCGTGGGTCTACTCGTTCTGTTGGCAGGGTTGGGTATCGAGATTACACCTTTGGTAGCGAGTTTGGGTATCGGCGGTTTAGCGGTGGCGCTTGCCCTGCAGGACACGTTCAGCAATTTTATTGCCGGGATACATATCGTCAGTGACCGCGTTTTCGAACCTGGAGATTGGGTGAAGATAGGCGATGTAGAAGGACAGATCCTGGAGGTGGGTTGGCGGAGCACACGGATCAGGACATGGGATAACAACCTGTACACCATGCCCAATAAAACCATCGCAGAATCCATCGTGTTGGACTATTCGCAGCCTGACCCATCGACCACGCTTACGCTCAAGTTCCAAACCGTTTACGGTGTTGATGTTGAAAAGGTTAAAAAGGTCATAACTCAAGCAGCCCTCTCTGTTTTGAAGAAAGATGAATACTATGTGAAGGATTCTGTACTGGTCAGATTTTCCAAATTCCTGGATTCTGGGTTAGAATTTACGCTCTTCTTCAGGTATAAGGACAGGAGAAAACGGTTCAATACAGAGGAAAATATCAAGATTGCCGTGTACAAAGCATTTAAAAAACATAAGATTGATATACCATACCCAACATATACGGTATATCTTGAGAAATGATTAGGAGGTGCGATGTATGGCTAAGGTTACGATCAGCGCTCTGGTCGAAGGGGGTGCGGCAACAGCAGGCCCACCGCTCGGTCCGGCACTGGGTCCGTTAGGTGTTAACATAAACGAGATCATATCTACGATCAATGAGAAGACCAAGGATTTCAAAGGTATCAAGGTTCCCGTGAAAGTGATCGTTGACAAGGAGTCTAAGACGTTCGACATAGAGATCGGCACTCCGCCGACATCGGAATTGATAAAAAAGGAGATAGGTGTTACAAAGGGTAGGAAAGAACCCGGAGAAATAGTCGGTGATATCTCTCTTGAGCAGGTGATAAAGATCGCAAAGATTAAGAGAGATAAGATGCGTGCTAAATCGTTAAAAAGCGCGGTTAAACAGGTCCTCGGAACATGCGTCAGTTTGGGCGCAACCTGTAACGGTAAGGACCCGCGTGAGATAATCAGGGAGATCGATGAAGGTAAACATGACACAATACTTGCGGAATAACTTTCTTTTTACAGTTTTCTTTGCCGTCCTAGTCATCTCCATACCTGTTTACGGATGTTGTCCCTACACATCACCGTCTTTCAGCGATAGTGTAAAATATGCGGACATCGTCAACGGAACATTATACATAGTCACTGTTTCCGGCGATATCTATGCATTCGACCCGTGCAGCGGTAGGGTTTTGGGCAAAACTGTGGTACCCTATCCGAGGTCTGCGGAATCTTCGACCAACGGGCTTGTTGTTGTGGACAACGAAGGCAGGTTTTACGAAGTGGTGAGAGGTGAAAAACGTAAGATAGATGAAAACGTTTCGTATGTCGCTACCGGTTGTGGTAGGGTTTGTTATGCCGGTCCGGAAGGGATCGAATGCTACGGTAACGGTTCGATGGAGTTCCCGATAGACCGACAGATAAGAGACATGGTTGTAGGTGATTACGTATACGTGTTGACCGACGGTGCCCTGTACGCAATAGATCCGGATACGAGTTACTATGTTTGGTCGCGGTCCGGATTAGAGAATAAGAGTAAACTTATTGACGTGTTAAATATTCAGGGTAACGAGTACGTCATTGTCCGTTCACAGAAGACCTTGAACCTTTTCTCTTCCAACGACAGTTTTGCATTCGAATTCGGGTCCGTGCCTTTGTACGTCATTCCCTATCACGATAACCTGTTCATCTGGACAACGAAAGGTAATTTCATCAAAACGAAAGGTGCCGAAATTCTCGAAAACAGGTTCGTGGGTGAAGTGCTGTGCATGGCCGTTGACGATGAACATGTTTTTCTGTGCGGATACGACGGACGGGGAGGTTTAATCCGCGGGTATTCGGAGGATATAACACCGGAATTTGTAATCCATACCGGAGGCACTCCCACAACCGTCACATCTGAAGATGATTGTTTGGTCGTGTCTACTGACGAGAACAGGGTTTACGTGTTTCCCATCGGGTTCATCTGCGAGTTTGACCAACCGCTTCGGAAGGAGTTGATAGGTAATGCCGAGGTTCGGATAGCCGGATCAGTATATTCCGAACATGGAGAGTTACCCGACCACGTCATATTATCTGTGGATGATGGAGAGATGTACGTACCATTGGATCCTAACGGACGGTTTGAGTATTATTTTGATCCGATCAACCTGAGCGACGGACCTCACACATTGAGTTGTAGGATACCGGGGGTACAGAACGCTACGTTGTCTTCCGTAGTTCTGCTGAAGAACTCAGATCACAAACTCCGGTTCAAAGTGTTTGTGGAACCGAACGCTACCGTCTACCGTTCCGGTGATGTGGTGACTGTGTATGTGGAGAACGATTACGGTCACCCGCTCGACCGTCTTAACATAAGTTTGAACGGCCGTTCGTTACCGGTTCATCGTTCACCTTTCAACATAACCCTTGAGAGCGGACTCAATGTTCTTAAGATTACCCGTACGGGTTACACGGACACCGTTCTGACGTTTCAAACGAATGAGAGCGGCGGGTTTCCGTGGCTCGTAATAGGGTGCGGGTTGGTGATCACCGTCGTATTAGTAATAGTGTTCGTGCGTTTGCGGAACCGGTTCGGTGGATGATGTTCAACCGTCTGACCGTGCCTCCTTTTTAAGAACTTCCTGTTTTGCGCTTGTCTGTTGATTAAAGGTGTGGAAACATAGTAGTCAAAAATTTTGCACTTACGGGATATACCCCACAAGGTTTATAAATACTATATTTTGTGTAATCGGTTGGGTACGACCACAAGATATTGTGGTTGATGCTGCCGATGAATGATTTTCGGAGCGTGACAGAATGAGATGTCCGTACTGTAACCATCCGGAAACACGTGTTATCGATTCGCGCGATACAGATTCCGGTGTCCGTCGTAGACGCGAATGTCTGAAATGCGGTAGACGTTTCACCACCTATGAGACGATCCAATTGAACGACCTCTACGTGATAAAGAAGGATAACCGCAGAGAACTTTTTGATAGGGAAAAACTACGTCGCGGTATAACCCGTGCCTGTGAGAAGAGACCGATAAGTTCCGACACTATCGAACGGATCGTATCCGACATCGAAGCAAAACTCAGGGCCTCGATGGTTACCGAAGTAAAGAGTAGCAGGATAGGTCAGATGGTTATGAGCAGACTGATGCGTCTCGACCCTGTTGCGTACATCAGGTTTGCTTCTGTTTACAAGGAGTTTGACGATATAGATGCCTTTGAAAAGGCGCTTCAAACCCTTAAGAAAAGAAAAAGTAAGAAAAGAAAAAGAAGGTGATAGGTATGGATGATAGATTGGAAGATGCCGAAACCGAGAATAAGATTTCGCATATTAGGAAACGTGACGGTAGTCTTGTCCTGTACAACCGGGAAAAGATCGTTAACGCGGTTTGGAAGGCCATGCGCGCGGTCAACGAAGGTGATAGAGAAGAAGCCGAGATCATCGCGTCCAAGGTTGAACGGGTGTTGAACAACAAACATTGGCCGAACAATGTGCCCTCGGTAGAAGATATCCAGGACATTGTTGAAGAGACGTTGATCCTTGAGAAATACGTCAAAACCGCCAAGGCGTACATCCTGTACCGTAAGAAACACGAGGATCTGAGAAAGATGGCTCACCATCTCGATACGGTAGAGATTATCGAAGGTTATCTTCATATGGAGGATTGGCGCGTCAGGGAGAACGCCAACATGAACTATTCTCTGCAGGGGTTGAACCATCATATATCAAGTGTTATTGTAGCGGATTACTGGCTGAACAAACTGTATACCGAACCGATCGCACGTGCCCACAAGCACGGTGATTTCCATATTCACGATTTGAGTACGTTGGGTGCCTATTGTGTTGGTTGGGACCTTCAGGACCTTCTTTTAACCGGGTTCAGGGGTGTTCCGACGAAGATCCAGAGCAAACCGCCGAAACATCTGGCATCGGCACTCGGACAGGTCGTCAACTATATCTATACTTTGCAGGGTGAGACCGCAGGTGCGCA of Candidatus Micrarchaeota archaeon contains these proteins:
- a CDS encoding serpin family protein encodes the protein MGLDKMRMFGVIGLVILGLFMAYGCTQPSEQPTVLNETGVTQEQIDKVVDANNKFAIEMYKQLSGNSSEDNVFFSPYSISSAMAIVYEGARGTTADEIRTVFSYPEDIIDLRKGYAHLFNSINKPNENYELRTANALWAQKDYPFLDEYLETAKTYYGGKLANLDFVNDPEGSRTTINRWVENQTNGKIKDLLPKGSVNPLTRLVVTNAVYFKGKWVKQFDPKDTYKTDFHVTPEKKVKVDMMALRSEVFNYTEDDTVKVLELPYSGNRLSMLVILPKQNHTIDEVEDSLTIEKIREWQSNLNPREIDVHLPKFKMETKYKLNDVLSTMGMPTAFIPDTADFSGMNGNRELFISHVIHQAYVDVNEEGTEAAAATGITMELSAVPPENLFVADHPFIFLIVDKETGGILFMGRLSDPSKTGA
- a CDS encoding mechanosensitive ion channel encodes the protein MIPAWLNGLMVIGPTDPVGILVTLVTSLVLGYLIFRIIYTVLLRITHKTKVSLDEVLIHKSHRPVVLLIVTSSFYLAFSAYLNYSVFGITLDSVFSSVYIIILTYWAVHVFNASVDWYVKEIAPKTRTTFDDKFAPSLKKYVSFGIIIVGLLVLLAGLGIEITPLVASLGIGGLAVALALQDTFSNFIAGIHIVSDRVFEPGDWVKIGDVEGQILEVGWRSTRIRTWDNNLYTMPNKTIAESIVLDYSQPDPSTTLTLKFQTVYGVDVEKVKKVITQAALSVLKKDEYYVKDSVLVRFSKFLDSGLEFTLFFRYKDRRKRFNTEENIKIAVYKAFKKHKIDIPYPTYTVYLEK
- a CDS encoding 50S ribosomal protein L11, which produces MAKVTISALVEGGAATAGPPLGPALGPLGVNINEIISTINEKTKDFKGIKVPVKVIVDKESKTFDIEIGTPPTSELIKKEIGVTKGRKEPGEIVGDISLEQVIKIAKIKRDKMRAKSLKSAVKQVLGTCVSLGATCNGKDPREIIREIDEGKHDTILAE
- the nrdR gene encoding transcriptional repressor NrdR, yielding MRCPYCNHPETRVIDSRDTDSGVRRRRECLKCGRRFTTYETIQLNDLYVIKKDNRRELFDREKLRRGITRACEKRPISSDTIERIVSDIEAKLRASMVTEVKSSRIGQMVMSRLMRLDPVAYIRFASVYKEFDDIDAFEKALQTLKKRKSKKRKRR